GATAATCCTTTTGATATGGTAAAAATGAGTGTTGAGGAAATAAGGGAAATCATTAAACCCGTAGGGCTGTCGCCCATGAAATCCAAAGGAATACACGGACTTTCTAAAATTCTAATTGAAAAATACGATGGAGAGGTTCCACAAGACATTCATCTTTTAGAGGAATTACCTTCCGTTGGCCACAAAACCGCAAGTGTTGTGGTTTCCCAGGCTTTTGGTATTCCGGCCTTTCCTGTGGATACCCATATCCATAGACTTATGTATAGATGGGGCTTTTCTAACGGAAAAAATGTAGTGCAGACCGAAAAAGATGCCAAAAGATTGTTTCCCAAAGCGTTATGGAACGACCTTCATCTTCAAATCATATGGTATGGTAGGGACTACTCACCAGCTAGGGGGTGGGATTTGGAAAAGGATATTATCACCAAGACCATTGGAAGAAAAACGGTCATTAATGAATATTACAATAGAAAAAAGACCCGTTAAACGAGTCTTTTTTTATTAGTTTAAATACGTTTCGAACTCCAAGTCTTTGTACTTGACGTCATACAGTGCCTTAGAAAAGCTTAGTAAGAAGTTGATGGTTTTTGGACAAACCTTTTTAAACTCAGTTCTTTCCTGATAATTAGAGTAAATTTTTTCCATATTTCCATTGTTGTTACATTAAATTAACGCAACTACAAAAGAAATATTGTTTATTGTTTTCTAGACTGATTAATGAGTAAGTACGATATTATGTTTTTCAATTATTTTCCTTAGGTTAATCAATGCATAGCGCATTCTTCCAAGTGCCGTATTTATGCTTACTCCCGTGTTTTCGGAAATTTCCTTGAAGCTCATATCCTTGTAGATACGCATTATCAAAACTTCTTTTTGATCATCGGGAAGTTCCTCAATCAACTCCCTCAAATCCGTATCGATTTGGTCCTTTATCAATTGCTTTTCGGCATTTAACTTGTCATCCCCAATTACAGAAAAGATATTAAAATCTTCGTTCCCCTCGAACATAGGCATTCTCTTGTTCTTTCTAAAATGATCAATAATAAGGTTATGGGCAATACGCATAACCCAAGGTAAAAACTTACCTTCTTCACTGTAGCTCCCTTTTTTGAGGGTTTTGATTACCTTAATAAAGGTATCCTGAAAGATATCCTCCGTTACGTCCCTATCCAATACTTTGGAATAAATAAAGCTCGTAATACGCTGATTATGTCTATGAATAAGAATTTCCAAGGCTTTTTCGTCGCCACTGATGTAATCTCTTACTAGTTCTGAATCTTCAATCTGTAATTCCATATTAGTTACTTTCATTAGGTGACAGGGTGGGGATCCTGATTTTGATTATTAATTAATTGTAATTAGTCGTTCAATTCTGATATAAAACTAGATAAATCACCCCCCTTGATAAAAAGTATGTTGTAAAAACGCCCTTTTCTGATGTGAAACCAGTAAAACCTATTTTTTATACAATAATTAGGTGTTTTATTAGTTGACTTTAGGCCTTGTGAAAAAGGTTTGACCTATCTGAAGATGTCGCAACCGCCAACTGTGGTTGCTTTATTCGATAAAAAACAAAACCCTGGGAATAGTCATCCCAGGGTTTTATATGTATATTCAAGAACTTTATTAGTTCAAATTACTTTCAAATTTTATGCCCTTGGCTTCTGTAACTTTAAGGGACTTTGAATAATTCAACAAAAACTGAATTGTTTCAGGTTTCGCAGATACTGTTTTGTTGGTTTTTGTTTTGGTCTGGTAAATTTTTTCCATATTCTTCGTTTTTGTTTCACTTAAGAAACGTCAACGGAATAAATATAGTAGATCCACTCGACCTGTTACCAATTAATTCGTTAAAACTATACTATTAGCCTCAACCAACTTCCTAAGGTTTATAAGGGCATAGCGCATTCTGCCTAGTGCGGTATTGATGCTTACCCCCGTATTTTCGGAAATTTCCTTAAAACTCATTTCCTTATATAGACGCATTTGCAATACCTCTTGTTGGTCATCCGGTAATTCTTTAATCATTCTTGCGAGGTCCGTATCGATCTGGTCTTTTATCAATTGACTTTCAGCATTCAATTTTTCGTCGCCCATCAAGGAAAAAACATTAAAAGTTTCCGTAGCGTCGTACATTGGCATTCTATTGCTCTTTCTAAAATGGTCTATGATGAGATTATGGGCGATGCGCATGACCCAAGGTAAAAATTTACCTTCCTCATTGTACGCACCTCTCTTGAGTGTACGGATAACCTTCATAAAGGTATCCTGAAAAATATCCTCTGTCAATTCACGGTCTCCTACTTTGGAATAAATGAAGCCGGTTAGGCGTGCATTGTGCCGGTGAATAAGAACCTCAATGGCCCTTTCATTACCGTTCATATAATCCTTAACCAGTTGGGAGTCTTCAAGTGCCTGTATCATAAGCCTTACTTTTGTGGGTTAAAATTGGGGTCCTAATGCTTTATGGCTTAGGATTTTTTTAATTTCTTTCTAACTTCAAAAGTAATTTTTGGCTATAGGCTTCTTGTTTTGCGAGACTCAAAGATATAAAAAAATAAATACTCCAAAAAAAATGTGAAATAATCCCGGCCCGCTTTTAGAAAAATGACATTTAAACTTTTTGCTAAATGCCATATTGTATCTTTGCAAATTTAAAGATGCTGTATGACCGTATTATCCCAGATAAATCCAAAAAAAAACATTATCATAAAAGGTGCCAAGCTGCACAACCTTAAAAATATAGATGTTGTAATCCCCAGAAACAAGCTTGTGGTCATAACGGGATTGTCCGGATCTGGAAAATCCAGTTTGGCGTTTGACACCCTTTTCGCGGAGGGACAAAGGAGATATGTGGAAAGTCTATCCTCATATGCCAGGCAGTTCTTGGGAAAATTGGACAAACCGAAGGTCGACTATATAAAAGGAATTGCACCGGCCATTGCCATTGAACAAAAGGTAAACTCTACCAACCCAAGATCTACGGTAGGTACCACTACTGAAATATATGATTATATAAAACTTCTGTATGCCCGTATTGGAAAAACATTTTCACCAATTTCAGGTAATGAGGTTAAAAAAAACACCGTATCAGATGTTATTGAATACGTTAAGACCTTTGATGCAGATACTAAACTCCTGCTCCTCGCTCCCATAACCATAAGGGAGGATAGGGATTCATTAAAATCGCTTCAATTATTTTCCAAGCAGGGGTACGCCAGAATTAAATATCAGGGGAAGGTCCTTAGAATAGATCAGGCCCCGAAGGATATTGGAAAGAAATTCGACCTTGTCATCGACAGAATCATAACCAAAAATGATGAAGATTTTTACAATAGGTTGGCCAATGCAGTGGATACCGCCTTTTTTGAAGGTAAGGGAGAGTGCATTATTGAAGAGTTATCAAATTCCGAACAACGCCTTTTCAGCAACAAATTTGAGTTGGACGGTATGCAGTTTTTGGAACCTAACGTTCACTTATTTAGTTTTAACAATCCCTACGGGGCATGTCCTAAATGCGAAGGATATGGAGATGTCATAGGGATTGATGAAGATTTAGTAATTCCCAATACAGCGCTTTCAATCTACGAGAATGCCGTTTTTCCATGGCGTGGTGAAAGTATGGGTTGGTATCGTGACCAATTGGTAAATGCTGCCTATAAATTTGATTTTCCCATTCACAAACCCTGGTTTGAACTCACTGAAGCACAGAAAAAATTGGTTTGGGACGGTAACGAACATTTTATTGGGCTACACAAGTTTTTCGAGACCCTTGAGGAAAAAAGCTATAAAATACAGAATAGGGTAATGCTCAGCCGTTATAGGGGAAAAACAAAATGCAATGTCTGCCATGGTAAACGACTGCGAACGGAAACGGATTATGTAAAAATTGGTGGCAAATCCATTTCAGATTTGGTAGGTCTACCCATTGAGCGGCTTATCCCGTTCTTTGGAACTTTGGAACTGTCCGATCACGATGCCAAAATAGCGGATAGATTATTAAAGGAAATAAATACCCGGCTAGGTTTCTTGGATAAGGTAGGGCTAAACTACCTTACCCTTAACAGAAAATCTAATACACTATCCGGTGGGGAAAGCCAGCGAATCAATTTGGCCACCTCCCTGGGAAGTAGCCTAGTGGGTTCCATGTATATTCTGGACGAGCCTAGTATTGGGCTTCATCCTAAGGACACCGAAAATTTAATCCAAGTTTTGATTTCACTTAGGGACTTGGGCAATACCGTCATTGTAGTGGAGCATGATGAGGATATTATGAAAGCTGCAGATCAGGTTATAGATATTGGGCCTGAGGCTGGTACACATGGGGGAAATATTGTTGCCCAGGGCACTTTGGATGAAATCTTAAAATCATCTTCACTGACTGCCAGCTACTTAAACGGAACCATGACTATCGAGGTTCCCAAAGAGAGACGTACCTCGAAAAATCATATCGAAATAATAGGTTGTAGGGCAAACAACCTGAGAAATATCAATGTTACTTTTCCATTAGATATGCTAACCGTGGTAACGGGTGTATCGGGAAGTGGGAAAAGTACCTTGGTCAAAAAGTTGTTATATCCTATTATTCTTAAGGAAACTGGAGGTTATGGGGAAAAAGCGGGTCAATATAGTTCTGTGCATGGTAAATATAAGCATATAAAACATGTGGAATTTGTGGATCAAAATCCTATAGGTCGCTCATCCCGTTCCAACCCCGTTACCTATATAAAGGCTTATGATGAGATACGGAACCTTTTCGCAAGCCAAAAGCTGAGCAAAATAAGGAACTATCAAGCCAAACACTTTTCATTCAATGTGGACGGTGGCAGATGTGAGAAATGCAAAGGAGAAGGAGAAATTACTGTGGAAATGCAGTTTATGGCCGATGTGCATTTGGAATGTGATACTTGCGGTGGAAAGCGATTCAAAAAAGATGTTTTGGAAGTTACTTTCAACCATAAGAACATCGATGATATCTTGAACATGACCATCGACGATGCCATAGCTTTCTTTGAAGCGGGGGAGCAAAAAAAGATTGTAAGTAAATTAAAACCCCTTCAAGATGTTGGATTGGGCTATGTAACGCTGGGGCAGTCCTCCTCTACCCTATCCGGTGGTGAGGCTCAACGCATAAAACTGGCGTCCTTCTTGGTAAAGGGAGCTACTAAGGATAAGGCCCTTTTTATATTTGACGAACCCACAACTGGACTACATTTTCATGACATCCAAAAATTATTGAAATCCTTTAACGCCTTGATTAAAAAAGGACACTCCATAGTGGTTATTGAGCACAATATTGAGCTCATCAAATGTGCGGACTATATCATCGATTTGGGGCCTGGAGGTGGAGAAAACGGCGGACAATTACTAGCCGAGGGAACACCCGAGGAGGTGGTTAAAAACACCAAATCCTTCACTGCAAAATACCTAAAGGAAAAACTGGTTTAAGCCAAAACTCCATTTTATTTAAAACGAATTATTATTTAAATAGCTTTATTTCAAATAGTTAAATACATTGTTTCATTTTTGGCACGCTGTTTGTTTTATATAAGGCGAGTGTAAATAGTTGCACTTGGAATTTAAAACCTTATATCATGAAAAATTTAGTACTCCTCTTTACGGCGATGATTTTAGGCACAACTGGTGCCTTGGCCAACAGTACGGTAGAAGATAAGGTTGCAACACGCAATGCTTATAGGAACAACAACTCATTTATTTTTGTTGAAAATGGCATTACGTTTTCAGTATATCCTGATGGAGAATTTGACTTCTATATAGAAGACTATGTTACGGGTAGAAGAAACGGGATAACTTTCAACTCAGGTTATGATTATAGTCCATATGCGCAGTATGATGATTACGGTGCGGTTATACAAGTAGAGAACGTTCCTATATTTTATGACTATTACGGTCGTGTTACCCAAATAGGCGATGTGGATATCAGATATAGAAATAATAGGGTTCGCAGTGTAGGTGGTATGTACGTGTTCTATGATAACAGAGGTTTCTATGACTACCATACCGGTTTCATCAACATTTATAATAGACATTATGTATACCGTCCGTTTCACAGATGGTTTATTAGACCAGCTATAGGATTCTCATTAGTGTTCAATAGACCTTACAGAAGGTATTATACGCCAATCAGATATACATATTATAGACCGTATAGGTATAATACACGAAGAGCTTATGTTAAAATTGGCAGGGAGCATAGATACAATAAGGTAAGAAGGGAAAGGGCCAATATTTATAGAAACGATAATAGGGTCGCTGTAAGGGATAATTCCTATAGAGGCAATAAAAGTAAAAGCTATAGAGATAACGATGGTCTGCGTTCCAATAATAATACGGCCAGAAGAAGCGAGAACTTCAAATCCGATAGACGGGTAGCTACTACCCAAAATGGAAGAAAAACCGACAATGACAATGTTAGAAGGTCTAACTCGGTAAAAAGAAGTAGTTCAACATCGGTTAGAAGAAGTAACGGAAATGCCGTTAGAGGGAATGACAAAAGAACTGTTGTTAGCAAACGTGAAGTAACAAGAACGCCAAGAAGTACTACAGTTAAACGAAGTACCTCTACTACTTATAGAAAACCAATGAATAGAAGTACAGTTGGTCGTAGTTCAAATAACAACGGGGCCGTAACACAAAGATCTGTAAAAAGAACGGTTACCAAGGCTCCGTCTAAGCAGCGTAGTACGGTAAGCAGAAGTAGCAGTTCAAGATCGGTAAGTAAGGCTCCTTCAAGAAGCAGCACTAGAAGCAGCAGTTCACGTTCTGCCTCTAGAAGAAGTAATTAAAAAATAAAAGTTAGTTTTTAGGTTGGTTAGTTGTTTAGCCCTGTAGTAAATACGTTTACTGCAGGGCTTTTTTTGCTTTTTAAATCACAAGGGGTGTTTCTCAAAAATTTTTAAAAACTTCTTGGGCAGTGCATATTTAATTTGCATTCGTTCTTGAGTCCTTGGGTGGTCAAATTCCAAAACGGCGGCGTGTAGATACAGACCTTTACCTTTCAATTTTAAATGAGCAGAAGTATAAAGGGGGTCTCCTAAAATAGGATTCCCTATGCTTTGTAAGTGTTTTCGAAGTTGATGCCTTCTGCCGGTCATTGGACTTAATTTTACCAAATTAAGGAATATAAATCGATTGGATGCTACCGTACTTATAACCTCATAATAGGAAACTGAATCCTTGCCATCAATAGGCGAGTTTATAATACCCTTGTTCTTCATGGCCCCAATAGTAACGGCATAATAGGTTTTAGCTATTTGCTTTTTCTTGAATTGATTTCCCAAAGTAACCATACTGCTGGCCGTTTTTCCGGTCAACAACAGTCCAGTTGTAGGATAGTCCAGTCTATGAACAGGTTTGGGAATTATGGCATCAGGCTCTTTGCTCCTTTTTAAGTTTTGGGGCAAGGCATTGGCTATGGTCCTAAAACCATTTCCACTGACCAAAATTCCCGGTGGTTTCGCTACTACGGCCAAATGATCATCTTCAAAAACGATTTCCAAAGGAAGCTGTAATTTTTTCTTGCTTTCCTTTATGGGGGCTTCCCTTAGGCTGATAGTCTCCCCACCCAGAATATAGGTTGCCGTCGTTGCTATTTTACCGTCGACCAGAATCAAATTTTTTCTAATCGCCTTTTTCAAAGAGGACTTTGTTGGAAGGTTTAAGAATATACCAACACCATATTCCTGCAATCTTGAAATGCATACTTTCTCCGGGACCGTGTGGGTTTCTATAATAGCCAATCT
This window of the Maribacter cobaltidurans genome carries:
- a CDS encoding endonuclease III domain-containing protein, with protein sequence MTKAEKVSFAISKLQELYPTIPVPLEHKDPYTLLIAVLMSAQSTDVRVNQITPILFEKADNPFDMVKMSVEEIREIIKPVGLSPMKSKGIHGLSKILIEKYDGEVPQDIHLLEELPSVGHKTASVVVSQAFGIPAFPVDTHIHRLMYRWGFSNGKNVVQTEKDAKRLFPKALWNDLHLQIIWYGRDYSPARGWDLEKDIITKTIGRKTVINEYYNRKKTR
- a CDS encoding RNA polymerase sigma factor is translated as MELQIEDSELVRDYISGDEKALEILIHRHNQRITSFIYSKVLDRDVTEDIFQDTFIKVIKTLKKGSYSEEGKFLPWVMRIAHNLIIDHFRKNKRMPMFEGNEDFNIFSVIGDDKLNAEKQLIKDQIDTDLRELIEELPDDQKEVLIMRIYKDMSFKEISENTGVSINTALGRMRYALINLRKIIEKHNIVLTH
- the uvrA gene encoding excinuclease ABC subunit UvrA is translated as MTVLSQINPKKNIIIKGAKLHNLKNIDVVIPRNKLVVITGLSGSGKSSLAFDTLFAEGQRRYVESLSSYARQFLGKLDKPKVDYIKGIAPAIAIEQKVNSTNPRSTVGTTTEIYDYIKLLYARIGKTFSPISGNEVKKNTVSDVIEYVKTFDADTKLLLLAPITIREDRDSLKSLQLFSKQGYARIKYQGKVLRIDQAPKDIGKKFDLVIDRIITKNDEDFYNRLANAVDTAFFEGKGECIIEELSNSEQRLFSNKFELDGMQFLEPNVHLFSFNNPYGACPKCEGYGDVIGIDEDLVIPNTALSIYENAVFPWRGESMGWYRDQLVNAAYKFDFPIHKPWFELTEAQKKLVWDGNEHFIGLHKFFETLEEKSYKIQNRVMLSRYRGKTKCNVCHGKRLRTETDYVKIGGKSISDLVGLPIERLIPFFGTLELSDHDAKIADRLLKEINTRLGFLDKVGLNYLTLNRKSNTLSGGESQRINLATSLGSSLVGSMYILDEPSIGLHPKDTENLIQVLISLRDLGNTVIVVEHDEDIMKAADQVIDIGPEAGTHGGNIVAQGTLDEILKSSSLTASYLNGTMTIEVPKERRTSKNHIEIIGCRANNLRNINVTFPLDMLTVVTGVSGSGKSTLVKKLLYPIILKETGGYGEKAGQYSSVHGKYKHIKHVEFVDQNPIGRSSRSNPVTYIKAYDEIRNLFASQKLSKIRNYQAKHFSFNVDGGRCEKCKGEGEITVEMQFMADVHLECDTCGGKRFKKDVLEVTFNHKNIDDILNMTIDDAIAFFEAGEQKKIVSKLKPLQDVGLGYVTLGQSSSTLSGGEAQRIKLASFLVKGATKDKALFIFDEPTTGLHFHDIQKLLKSFNALIKKGHSIVVIEHNIELIKCADYIIDLGPGGGENGGQLLAEGTPEEVVKNTKSFTAKYLKEKLV
- a CDS encoding RluA family pseudouridine synthase, which produces MAIIETHTVPEKVCISRLQEYGVGIFLNLPTKSSLKKAIRKNLILVDGKIATTATYILGGETISLREAPIKESKKKLQLPLEIVFEDDHLAVVAKPPGILVSGNGFRTIANALPQNLKRSKEPDAIIPKPVHRLDYPTTGLLLTGKTASSMVTLGNQFKKKQIAKTYYAVTIGAMKNKGIINSPIDGKDSVSYYEVISTVASNRFIFLNLVKLSPMTGRRHQLRKHLQSIGNPILGDPLYTSAHLKLKGKGLYLHAAVLEFDHPRTQERMQIKYALPKKFLKIFEKHPL
- a CDS encoding sigma-70 family RNA polymerase sigma factor; its protein translation is MIQALEDSQLVKDYMNGNERAIEVLIHRHNARLTGFIYSKVGDRELTEDIFQDTFMKVIRTLKRGAYNEEGKFLPWVMRIAHNLIIDHFRKSNRMPMYDATETFNVFSLMGDEKLNAESQLIKDQIDTDLARMIKELPDDQQEVLQMRLYKEMSFKEISENTGVSINTALGRMRYALINLRKLVEANSIVLTN